The following DNA comes from Methanobrevibacter sp. TMH8.
AAATATTTCAGCTTCGATAGGAATTCCAATATCACAAATTACAAGGCCTCCAACAGAGCTTTCATCAGACAAACTAGCTTTTTTAACACCAGTTTTTACTTTATGGAATGTTACAGTATACTCTGGTTTTACAGCTATATCTGGAATTTCTCCAGTTAATGGATCCATTCCTGATGGAACATCAATGGATATTTTTAATGAATTAGATTCATTTATAACTTCAATTACTTTTTTAACTTTTTCTTTGAGTTTTCCATCTATTCCAGTTCCTAAAATCCCGTCAATAATAATGTATTCACTGAAACTATTTGAATTTGCTATTTCAATATGTTCAATATCGGTTAAATCATTTAATTCAATAATTTTTAGCCTTGAAATATTAGGAACCATATTTTCTAAGATTTCAAAGTTAATTTGAGCATCTATTGACTTGATGCTATTTTTAGATGTTAGCATAAATATTTCAACTTCAAAACCTCTGTTTAAAAGATGTCTTGCAGCTACAAATCCATCCCCAGCATTTCCTCCAGATCCTGTAAATATACCTATCTTTACTGGCTTTGAAAAAGTAAATGTTGATATTTTAGCTATTTCATCTGATAAACATTTACCTGCATTTTCCATTAAACATAACCGCGATAGACCTAAATCTTCACAATTAATATCTACTACATTCATATCTATAGGATCCATTAGTTAATCTCCATTTTTTATTTTAATATTAGCTGAATTATCCCCATAATAATTAGCTATTTATTATCCTTAAGAGCATATAATTGTATATATATTTTATATTTTCATTTTATATATTTTATAATGATTTATTTTTTTATAGTGTCAATTATTATAAATTATTATTCTATAAATACATATAATACTATATATTATGTTATTAGGACATTACATTATTATAAGAATATTAATAAAAATTATAAGAGATGATATTCTTATTAAATTATAAGCAAATATAAAACAAAATTATAAAACAAAATATAAAATACCATAAAAAGGTGTTTATTTGAGTTCAAAACCTCGAGAATCACGGATAAAAAAAGTATTTGGAGATGTTCCAAGCCATATACTTATTTATGCACTAATTGCATTATCAATACTCATTAGTTATGGGATAATTGGTTCTCTTTTAATAATGAAATTAGATATTGTTAATTCAATCTATTTTACAATTATTACAATAACCACTGTAGGATATGGAGATATAATACCTTTATTGCCTATACAAAAAATGTTTGCAGTGACTTTAGCTATTGGAGGAGTCGGACTTATTGCATATGTGTTTGGTTTAACAATATCATTAGTTGGTCAAAGGATTGAAGAATTGAGAAGTGGTGTTAGAATGAAAAGAACTATTAAATCCCTAAAAGATCATTATATATTATGTGGATATGGGAGAGTTGGGGCCGTAGTTGCAGAAGAATTAGAAAAAAGGAATCAGACAATAGTTATTATAGATAAAAACCGAGATATTGTTGAAAATCTTGAAGAAGAAAGTGATATATTGGTTATACATGGAGATGCAACTGATGAAAGTAGTTTACATAAAGCAGGAATTGATAATGCAACAGGAATAATATTAGCTACTGGAAGTGATGTTGATAATTTATTTATAGCCTTAACTTCAAGAGAAATCTCAAAAGATATCTGGATTGTTTCAAGAGCTAGTAAAAAGGAAAATATATCTCGTCTTTATAATTCTGGAGCTAATAAAGTAATCTCTCCAGAAGAAAGTGGAGGTACTGATATTTACTTTGCAGCTATCCAGCCAAATCTTGTAAAAATAACAACAAAGCACGACTCCAAAGATATAAAGAAAGAAATGGAAATTATCATAAAATATGGCTGTTCTATTGAAAATATTGAGTATCATTATCCTTATTTTAAAGAACCTTTAAAAAGAAAAATAGAAGCTTCCTCTATAGAACAAGTAGATAAATTCTTAGGAAAGATAGATTCAGATATGGATACTAGAGAAGCTCTTGAATCTATTTATGAAATAGTAAATGGAATACATTCTCACTGGGTATCTGGTCCAAACCATGAAACACTAGAAAAAATGGTAGAAGCACTGAAGAAAGAAAATTTAATTTTTGGTGTTAATTTAAGTCATGACGAAATAATGGAAATAGCTAAAAAATATGGGAAATTCAAAGTCATACTGAAAAAAGAAGATGAATAGTTAATGATATTTAAAAAGAAGATATCTGAAATAAAAATAACTAATAATATTTAAAAATAAAATATATAAAATAAAATAACACAAAAATAAAATAATAATAAAATAAATTATAAAAAATTAAAAATAAAAATATTTAAAAATAACTAAAAAATATTATTTTTAATATATTGATGATTTAATTAATGTATTAATATCCATTTACTAAAACATCTATTTTTCCTGTGATTGGATCCATGATAAGGCCATGAACTGGGACATCAGCTGGAATAAATGGAGAATTTTTTATTTTTTCAACTCCTTTTATAACATTGGCCTCTTCAGTCTCAATAGCTCCAATCCATTGACTTATATCTATTTTAGCTATTTCATCAGGAGATATTCCTTTTTTTAACATATTTGCTTTTAGTTTTTCTGGATCTGCACCAGCCATTCCACAATCATGATGTCCAACTAACATAACCTCCTCTGCTCCAAGAGCAAAAATAGCTGCTGCAACAGACCTTATAACATCACGATCTAAGACATTATTTCCGGCATTTTTAATAATTTTTGCATCTCCACGATTAATACCCATAGATTGCTCTAAAAAACCATCAGTAAGACGTGTGTCCATACAAGCTACAATAGCTAACTTCTTTTGAGGCATATGAGATAGTTTAACCTCATCAAATTCTTCTACAAATTCTTTATTAGATTCTAATACTTCATTAAGTAACATTGACAAACCCTCATTAAACGATTAGTTATTAAAATATATAAATCATTCTATCATCGTTTTAATTTTTATAAAAATATGATATAAATATAGAGAAATAAAGAAAATTAATAGAAATAAATTATAAAAATAAGGAATAAATAGATTTGATAAAAAATATAAACCAAAAATAGAAAAAATTAAAAAATAAAGTAAAAATAATTAAAAAAAATTAAAAATAAAAATAAAGAAAAATAAAGTAAAATAAATTAGTAAATTAGAATAAATCTCTTAAATTAATTTTATAAGCACCTAAACTTCCACCATAGTTACCTGCACTGATTTCTTTAACACCAGGAATAGTACAAGCAGCTTTGATACCTTGTTTCATAGCTTCTCTTACAGATTCTTCATCAATACCATCAATAACAATTTCGTAGATACCATTAACATCTTTTCTAATTTCACTTTCTACAACTTCATCTTTAAGAGTAACACACATTTTTTCATTAGTAGAAGCATTTAAAAAGTTATATTTATTACAACCTACTTTAGAACCAGAAGCTACAATTCCACCCGGGAAAGGAGTAATTGTTCCAGGAACTTCATATATTGCATCAACAGCTGCTTCAGCTGCTACAAGTGCATTCATTTGACTATCTGCAAGTATAAAGAAGTTTCCTCCAGCTACACCATCTTTCATTCCAAATTCGGTTTCTACTAAGAAATCACCAGACATGATAGGAATAGATTGAACAGTTTTTCCACCTACTTCTACTTCTTTCTCATATCCATCACCGAAGAATTTTAACTTGAATCCTGCTTTTAATACTTCTTCAGTATCTCCTAATGCATTGAATACTGCAGTAGTTGGAGCAGTTAGTATTCCCATTCCAATTCTTTCAAGGAGTTCATGATCAAGCTGTTTTTTACTTGAGTTGCAAATCATTATATTATAACCAGGTCTTCCATCAGGAGTTTCAAGGGGAGAAACATATCCATCTATTCCAGCTTCAGCAGGACATCCGATTACAGAAGTAGCATAACCAGTAGCCTCAGTAGCTGCTACAAGAGCTAATTTTTTAGTTGCTGCAGTTACAAGTAGTCTAGAAACTTTTATTCCAAAAGCTTCTGCATAAGTATCTTTTATATCTACGCCATTTAATTGCATATTTTCACCAGTTTAAAATTTCATTTATTATAAAATAAAGTTTTCTATTTGTTCTTAAAAAAGTAAATCAATTTCCTATTTTCATGCATATTTTATATTATATTTCATGAAATTAATATTATCTGGTCTTAAAAAATATCCTTAATATGGGTAAAAGTGCTAATTTTAAATTGAATCATTTAAATATTTAATAATTATTATTTATAAAATTATATAAGTTTATCATTTAGATAAAATAGATTTAAAAAGATAATTAAGCTAAATATAATAATTTTAATAAATATTTTTATCTTTTATTAATAATAAAGTTAATTTTATATAGTAGTAATTAGAAAAGAAGTAAAGATTATTTATAAGCTAAATAAAAAATTAATATATACCAATTAGATTGATTCAGATTATTTTTATAATATTATAACATATTTTACATTTTTATAATGTATTTTATTGCATTTTATATTATATTTACACATTAATTTATTTAAGGGATAATAAATGAGACTTGAAAAAGCTTTAAACATATTTAAGAGTGATATGAAAACTATATTTACTAATCCAGTAGTACTTATAGTTTTATTAGCCATAATATTAATACCTTCTCTTTATGCCATAGTAAATATTGAAGCTAACTGGGATCCCTATGAAAATACAGCTAATTTAAAAATAGCTGTTGTAAATCAAGATTTAGGATATTCTGTAAATAATGAAAATCTTAATGTAGGAGATATGTTAGTCGATGAACTAAAAGAAAATAAAACTTTTAATTGGGAATTTGTAAGTTATAAAGAAGGAATGGATGGTTTAAATAGAGAAAAATATTATGGAATAATTATAATTCCATCGAATTTTAGTAAATCCCTATTATCAATTGAAAGTTTAAATCCCGATAGATCTGAGATAACATTTATTACAAATGACAAAATGAATCCTATTGCTTCAAGAATAACAGATACAAGTGCAAATAATATCCAATCAGCAATTAATACAAAGGTAACAAGAACTATTGATGATATAATATTTAATAATTTGTATGATATTGGGAAAATAGCTAAAAGTAATGAAAAAAATTTTAATAATTTAAAAAACTTTTTAAACAATTTAAATAGTAAAACTAGTAGTATTGGATCATATTTGAGTGATGGACAACACGATATGGGAGTTGTTAGCAATATCTGGTCAAATGTCTATAAAGACTTGCCCCAACTAAAAAAAGACACATACAGTCTAAAAAATAATTATGATAACTTATACAATCAAATTTCATCTAATCCTCAAAAAGCTCTAAGTACTGTAAAGCTGATGGAATCAAAAATTACAAACACTATTCAAATTTTAAAAATTACTGATGCTTATTTAAATAATTTATACAATTTAACAAATAATGAAGATTTAAAACCTATAATAAAAGATGTTGAAGAGGATTTATCAATAGCAAATAAGATATTAACAGTTTTGGAAGATATTGAGAAAAATATTGATGATGTTAGCCATAATAAAGGTAATTTAGTCAAACTTAATAGTCTAATAAATCAATTAGATAAAAATGTGAATATTCTTAATGATAATAAAGAAACAATTAACAATAAGGTTAATATAGCATCAAAAGGTGTTGATTATGCAAATTCTAATTGGCCGATAGCGAAAAACTATATTGAAGAAGCTACAGCTAAAATTAACAGTATAAATTATGATAAATTAGCTCAATTTTCTAATGCAAATTTAAGTAGTATTGATAACTATTTCCAAAGCCCTGTTGAAGTTAAAGAAAAAAAGTTATATCCTATTGATAATTATGGAGAAGGAGTAGCTCCATTTTATATTTGTTTAGCATTATGGGTAGGCTGTGTTATTACATCTGCAATGGTAAGTACAAGATTTAGACCAAAATCAACATTCAACCCCATGAATAGATCTCTAAATAATAATATCCAAAATTTTGATTCTGAAAGTATATATGTCGGAAGAATGGGATTATTTTTAGTAATTAGCATATTACAATCCTTAATAATCATAATAGGGTTATTGCTATTAAATTTAAACATTAGCTCGACATTTTTATTTATAATTACAACATTTTATGTTGGATTATGTCTTATGATAACTATATATTCGATAATTTCAACACTTGGAAATTCTGGAAAAGCATTTGTTATTGTTCTACTTGTTTTTCAAATTCCTGCAACAGGAGGAACATACCCAATTCAATTACTTCCTCAATTTTTCCAGATTATTCATTCATTATTACCTTTAACATATGGTATTGGAGCTATAAGGGAAGTTATGGGCGGTATTTATTGGAGTAATTATATATATAATATTATAATATTATCTATATACCCAGTTGTATCATTTTTAATAACAATATTAATTAAAGAAAAATTAGAAAAATATACAAAATTAATGGAAGAAAAATTAGACGACAGCGGATTGTTCTAAATATCATAAACATTTAAAAAAAAAAAAATTAGATAACAGAAGATTGTTTCAATATTTAAAATTCTTCTTTTTTTAAAATTTTTATTCTAATCTTTTTTATCTTTCTTATCTTTCTTATATCCTTTATTCTCTTTATATTATTTATTTTATTTATTTATATCCTCAAAAAATTCTCTATTTATCTCCTTTATCTTCAATATTTTCAATATTTTCTTTATTAACATCTCCAATATCTTTTTTATCATTTTTATCTTCCATGTAATCTAATTCATCAATAATTTCTTTAACTGTTTCTTCTTCACTAATACTAGTACTATTAATTTTATCAAAAACAGAAGCCCCATAATGAGGCAATATAGCTAACCCAATCATTGTTGTCATCCAAAAAGAAATAAGACGTTCAATTACAGTAGCAGCTGCACTTATTGATGGAGAAATTCCAGCAGAACTATAGAATAATATCATAACTCCGTCAACAGCACCAAGTCCCCCTGGAAGAAGAGGAATCATACCAATTAAGCTAGCTACTATAAATACTTCACCAATAAGTATTGGATCAACAGTTGCTCCAAAAGCAAGAAAAACTAAAAATACTCTTAGGATTTCAGTAAACCAAATTAAAAATGAAACTGGAAGTGCATGATAAAGTATTTTCCTATCTTTAAGCATTAATTTCATAGTTTTTTGAAACCCTGAAATAGCTTTAATAACCTTTTGCTCCAATATTTCTGGATCGATTTTTCTATAGAAAAACTTAATTATTTTAACAAGCCATTTTGTAATCTTTTTTCCAGCTTTTTGATTAACTGACATATATATTAAAAGGATTAAAGCAACTGTTATTCCCATAACAGAGAGAATAAGGATTGTCAGAACTAAGGGACTCAGTGAAAAATACAAAATCATTGAAATTATAGTTATAATAGCTAAAAGAAGAAATGGAAAAGTATCCAAAGCCCTATCAGCTATAACTGTTGCAAAAGCTTCTTCAGAAGGATTATTAGATTGTTTTGCCAGGATATATGCTCTAACAGGTTCTCCTCCACCACGTCCACTAGGAGTTATATTATTAACAGCTAAACCTACTAAAACCATTGGAAACAAATTTTTAATACTAATATTAATATTAGCTGTTTTATTTACAATATTCCATCTAAGAGCAAATAAATAATATGTAAATATCTGCATAATTATCGCCAACAGAATAAACCAGAAATTAGCTAACTCAAGTGCATCAATAACTTGATCTATTCCTATAAAATATAGCATAACAGCCAGTATAGCTAAACCAATTAATAAAAATATTATTGTCTTATGTTTCATAACATCACAATTAATTAATTCCTAATTCCATCAAAATAAGTTTCAAAAAACCATTATTTGATTTAAAATTATTTTATTAAAATATTTTATTAAATTTATTCAATTATCTCTATTTAAATATTTTATCCGAGTATGTTATATAGATATCTTAATTCTAAATATATATTATCTTAAATTATATCCAAATTATATTTATTTAATTATATTTTAATCATATTTTAATTTGACTATTTGATAATACTAATCATATATAAAAATAATGTAAAAAATAATAGTAAAATAATATTAAAAATAAAAGTAAAAATAGAATATATAGAAATATTATAAAAAATATATAAAAAAAATAAAAATAAGATAAAAATAAGATAAAAATAAGATAAAAATAAGATAAAAATAAGATAAAAATAAGATAAAAAATCAACTTATTATTATATTAATATTATTAATAATATATAGTTTTAAAATAATATTTTTGTTCAGGTTTTATAAAACAATACATGTTATTATTATAATATATATAAAAAATATATAAAAAAACTTTGAAAAATTAGTTAAATTTATATATCTTAAAAATCATTGTAATAATAATGCATAAAATAGATAATATAAAACATATGGTTTTTTCTAAATTAATTAAATTTATTTAAAAATAATATTTCATTAAAAATACATTTGAATATTAATTTTAATTTAATTTATTAGAATACAAATTTTAATTAATTGAATATTAATTTCATACTTTTTTTAATAATTATTTATTTACAAAATTTAAATTTAAATTGGTTGTCTGATGAATTTTTATGTTATTACTACTTTTGCATTATGTTACGGACTTAGGGAAACCTTGTCCAAAACTAGGTGTTATTAAAATGTTTGAAGATAGTTATAATAGACAAGAAGAATTCTCTTGCCCCGTAGAAGTTGGCACAGAGTATGATGTTAAAATCGAAGACCAAGGTAAATCTGGCGATGGTATTGCTAGAGTAGACGGATTTGTTATATTCGTTCCTGGAGCCGAAGTTGGTCAAGAAGTAAAAGTAAAAGTCAATGCAACCCGCCGAAAATTTGCTTTCGGTGAAATAGTAGAATAATACTACTTTATTGGTTTATGACAATTAATAAATAGCTATACTTATTATTTAAAGCAGTATATGTTATTTATTAATAAAATTCTTTTTTTATCTAGTAATTTGTCCAATAATT
Coding sequences within:
- a CDS encoding YhgE/Pip domain-containing protein, encoding MRLEKALNIFKSDMKTIFTNPVVLIVLLAIILIPSLYAIVNIEANWDPYENTANLKIAVVNQDLGYSVNNENLNVGDMLVDELKENKTFNWEFVSYKEGMDGLNREKYYGIIIIPSNFSKSLLSIESLNPDRSEITFITNDKMNPIASRITDTSANNIQSAINTKVTRTIDDIIFNNLYDIGKIAKSNEKNFNNLKNFLNNLNSKTSSIGSYLSDGQHDMGVVSNIWSNVYKDLPQLKKDTYSLKNNYDNLYNQISSNPQKALSTVKLMESKITNTIQILKITDAYLNNLYNLTNNEDLKPIIKDVEEDLSIANKILTVLEDIEKNIDDVSHNKGNLVKLNSLINQLDKNVNILNDNKETINNKVNIASKGVDYANSNWPIAKNYIEEATAKINSINYDKLAQFSNANLSSIDNYFQSPVEVKEKKLYPIDNYGEGVAPFYICLALWVGCVITSAMVSTRFRPKSTFNPMNRSLNNNIQNFDSESIYVGRMGLFLVISILQSLIIIIGLLLLNLNISSTFLFIITTFYVGLCLMITIYSIISTLGNSGKAFVIVLLVFQIPATGGTYPIQLLPQFFQIIHSLLPLTYGIGAIREVMGGIYWSNYIYNIIILSIYPVVSFLITILIKEKLEKYTKLMEEKLDDSGLF
- the fhcD gene encoding formylmethanofuran--tetrahydromethanopterin N-formyltransferase; translated protein: MQLNGVDIKDTYAEAFGIKVSRLLVTAATKKLALVAATEATGYATSVIGCPAEAGIDGYVSPLETPDGRPGYNIMICNSSKKQLDHELLERIGMGILTAPTTAVFNALGDTEEVLKAGFKLKFFGDGYEKEVEVGGKTVQSIPIMSGDFLVETEFGMKDGVAGGNFFILADSQMNALVAAEAAVDAIYEVPGTITPFPGGIVASGSKVGCNKYNFLNASTNEKMCVTLKDEVVESEIRKDVNGIYEIVIDGIDEESVREAMKQGIKAACTIPGVKEISAGNYGGSLGAYKINLRDLF
- a CDS encoding TRAM domain-containing protein — protein: MFEDSYNRQEEFSCPVEVGTEYDVKIEDQGKSGDGIARVDGFVIFVPGAEVGQEVKVKVNATRRKFAFGEIVE
- a CDS encoding UPF0104 family protein encodes the protein MKHKTIIFLLIGLAILAVMLYFIGIDQVIDALELANFWFILLAIIMQIFTYYLFALRWNIVNKTANINISIKNLFPMVLVGLAVNNITPSGRGGGEPVRAYILAKQSNNPSEEAFATVIADRALDTFPFLLLAIITIISMILYFSLSPLVLTILILSVMGITVALILLIYMSVNQKAGKKITKWLVKIIKFFYRKIDPEILEQKVIKAISGFQKTMKLMLKDRKILYHALPVSFLIWFTEILRVFLVFLAFGATVDPILIGEVFIVASLIGMIPLLPGGLGAVDGVMILFYSSAGISPSISAAATVIERLISFWMTTMIGLAILPHYGASVFDKINSTSISEEETVKEIIDELDYMEDKNDKKDIGDVNKENIENIEDKGDK
- a CDS encoding NAD-binding protein, producing the protein MSSKPRESRIKKVFGDVPSHILIYALIALSILISYGIIGSLLIMKLDIVNSIYFTIITITTVGYGDIIPLLPIQKMFAVTLAIGGVGLIAYVFGLTISLVGQRIEELRSGVRMKRTIKSLKDHYILCGYGRVGAVVAEELEKRNQTIVIIDKNRDIVENLEEESDILVIHGDATDESSLHKAGIDNATGIILATGSDVDNLFIALTSREISKDIWIVSRASKKENISRLYNSGANKVISPEESGGTDIYFAAIQPNLVKITTKHDSKDIKKEMEIIIKYGCSIENIEYHYPYFKEPLKRKIEASSIEQVDKFLGKIDSDMDTREALESIYEIVNGIHSHWVSGPNHETLEKMVEALKKENLIFGVNLSHDEIMEIAKKYGKFKVILKKEDE
- a CDS encoding carbonic anhydrase, producing MLLNEVLESNKEFVEEFDEVKLSHMPQKKLAIVACMDTRLTDGFLEQSMGINRGDAKIIKNAGNNVLDRDVIRSVAAAIFALGAEEVMLVGHHDCGMAGADPEKLKANMLKKGISPDEIAKIDISQWIGAIETEEANVIKGVEKIKNSPFIPADVPVHGLIMDPITGKIDVLVNGY